The genomic segment CAGCTCGGGAACATCTGGTCGAACAGCCGCGGCACGATCGTGTTGCCGTCCTTGCCGATCGGCGTGGTGCCGGCCGCGATCGCCATGAAGCCCAGCAGCGCAATCAGCCCGAGCAGGAACGAGTACGCCGGCAGCGCCGACATGTTGCGCTTGATCACGTTGCGGCTCTTGGACGCCAGTACCCCGGTCACGCTGTGCGGGTAGAGGAACAGCGCGAGCGCCGAGCCGAACGCCAGGGTGGCGTAGTTGAGCTGGTTGTTGGAGCCCAGCACCGTCGAGCCGGTCGGCGGTGTCGCGGCACTGAAGTGCTTGCTCGCCGCGTCGAAGATGTGCCCGAACCCGCCGAGCTTGTAGGGGATGTAGATGACGGTGACGATGATCACCGCGTAGATCAGCAGGTCCTTGACGAACGCGATCAGCGCCGGCGCCCGCAGCCCGGACTGGAACGTGTACGCCGCGAGCACCAGGAACGCGATGACCAGCGGCCAGTGCGAGCCGAGGCCCATCGTCTTGAGTACCGCGGAGATGCCGACCAGTTGCAGCGCGATGTAGGGCATCGTCGCCACGATCCCGGTGATCGCCACCAGCAGCGCCAGCGTCGGCGACCCGAACCGGGCCCGGACGAAGTCGGCCGGGGTGACGAAGCCGTGCCGGTGCGACACCGACCAGAGCCGGATCAGCACCAGGAACATCAGCGGGTACACCACCACCGTGTAGGGCACGGCGAAGAACCCGGCCGCGCCGGCGCCGAAGACCAGCGCCGGCACCGCGACGAACGTGTACGCGGTGTAGAGGTCGCCGCCGACCAGGAACCAGGTGATCCAGGTACCGAAGCTGCGGCCACCGAGGCCCCACTCGTCCAGGTGCATCATGTCGCCGGGCTTGCGCCACCGCGCGGCCCAGAAACCCATCGCCGCAACGGCACCGAACAGCACGATGGAGATGACCAGTTCGATCACGTGACCGGTGCTCATGACCGCCTCCGCTTCCCGACCCGGTAGACGATCGTGGTGGCGCCGACGCCGAGGACGATGAACGCGATCTGCAGCCAGTAGAACATCGGGATCCCGCCGAGCCGCGGGGAGTCCCGGTTGAACAGCGGTGTGATCAGCGGGATGACGATGGGCAGCAGCAGCAGCCAGTTCCAGGCGCTGCGGTCGGACCGGCGGGGCACGTCGCCGGACGTCTCGGCACCGTCCGAGCCGGACGCGCCACCTGGTTCAGGTTCGGTCATCAGAGACCGCCTCCTCCTCCCGGACCGGATCGGCAGGGGTTCACCCGCACAGGGAGCCGAACCGATCCCTATGACGCCCGTCACGCGACGGGCAGGCGCATCGTAAGCCCGTCTCCGGCCCAGCGAAACCCGTCGGGAGCACCGTCTGCATCTCCCGGCCGCCGGCCGGTACGTCGCGTAACCTGCCGGCATGCGGACGGTGGGGGCGGTGGCGTTGCTGCTCGCCGTGCTGGCCTTCGCGATCGTGCGGCCGCGCCGGCTGCCGGAGGCGGTCGCCGCGGTACCGGCGGCGCTGCTCGCCGTCGCCCTCGGTCTGGTACCGGTCCGGGTGGCGGTGCAGGAGCTGGGTTCGCTCGGCCCCACCGTCGGTTTCCTCGCCGCGGTACTGGTGTTGGCGCACCTCGCGGCGGACGCCGGGGTCTTCGACTACGCCGGTACGCTCGCCGCCCGGGCCAGCCGCGGTTCGCCGCGGCGGCTGCTGACGGTGGTGTTCGCGGTCGCCGCGGTGGTGACCGCGGCGCTGAGCCTGGACGCCACCGTGGTGCTGCTGACCCCGGTGGTGTTCCGCACCGCCGCGCTGCTGTCGGTGCGCGCCCGGCCGCACGTGTACGCGTGCACCCACCTGGCCAACTCCGCGTCGCTGCTGCTGCCGGTGTCGAACCTGACCAACCTGCTCGCGTTCGCCGCGTCGGGCCTGGGTTTCGTGTCGTTCACCGGGCTGATGGCGGTGCCGTGGCTGGCCGTGATCGCGGTGGAGTACCTGGTGTTCCGCCGGTTCTTCGCCGCCGACCTGGGCACCCCGACGCACCCGGTGGCGCCGCTGCCGGTCGGCGCGCCGCCGGTGTTCGCGCTGACCGTACTGGCCGCGACGCTGGCCGGGTTCGCGGTGGCGGAGCCGTTCGGGATCGCGCCGGCCTGGGTCGCCGCGGCCGGCGCGGCCGTGCTCGCCGCCCGCCGGGTACGCCGGCCCGCGGCACTGCTGCCCCTGGTCCGGGCGGCGAACCCGGGCTTCCTCGCGTTCGTGTTCGGCCTCGGCGTGGTGGTGCTCGCGGTACGCCGGGCCGGTCTCGCCGCCCTGGTCGATGCGTTGGTACCCGGCGGTACCGGGCTGGTCGCGCTGCTCGCCGTCGCGGTGCTCGCCGCGGTGCTGGCCAACCTGGTCAACAACCTGCCGGCCACCCTGGTGCTGGTGCCGGTCGTGGCGACACGACCCGGCCTGGTGCTCGCGGTGCTGCTCGGCGTCAACATCGGCCCGAACCTGACCTACGTCGGGTCGCTCGCGACCCTGCTGTGGCGCCGGATCGTGCACGCGCACGATGCCCGGCCGGCCGCGGGCGAGTTCCTCCGGCTCGGCGTGTCGACCGTGCCGGCGGGCCTCGTCGTCGCGACCGTCGCGCTATGGTGCGGGCTGCGGCTGACCGGAATCGGGTGATTCGATGCGCATCGTGGCCTGGCTGCTGCCCGGCACCTGGGAGTCGGTGGTCGACGCGGCGGGCACCGCCGCCAACGGCGACGACGACGTGGTCCTGCTCGCCACGTCCGACGACCGGCTGGTGGAACTCGCCGGCGGCGCGGACGAGGCGCTGCTCGGCCGGGGTGGCCCCGATCCGCTCGATCGGTTCGGCGCCGAACAGGACCGCGCGGCGGAGCTGCTGCTCGACGCGGCGGCGGCCCGGCTGGGCCGCCGCGCCGACCGGCAGGCCCGCCGTTCCGGGCATCCGGAACGCGACGTGGTCGCCGCCTGCGACCGGGCCGGGCTGCTGGTGCTGGCCCGGGACGGCGACCACACCCGCCTGGGCCCTCCCAGCATCGCGCCGCCGACCCGGTTCGTCCTGGACCACGCACCCTGCCGGGTGCTGCTGGTCTGGCCGGACGAGCCGCCCGACCTCGGCACGCTGCCGCCCGCTCCCCCGCACCCGCCCGCGGCACCGCGGCCGCCGCACCCGCCGGCGCCACCCCGGCCGGCACGCCCACCGGCGCCACCGAAACCACCACGCCCACCGGCCCCGCCACCTCCACCGGCGCCGCCACGTCCACCGGCGCCGTGACGCAACCTGCCGGTACCGGTCGGGGCTACCTGCCCTGACGGTCCTGTCCGCGGCAACTCCCGAACAGGACAGACGCATCACTTGGTGCACGTTCGACACCGGTCGGTAATATCTCTCCATGGGAGACACCACATCCGGGACATCCGACAGCTCGGATGGCGGCGACCTGAAGCACCTCGGTGCCCTGGTCACCGTCATCGGCGGCGTGGTCTCGGTGCTGGTCGGCATCAACGCCCTCACCGGGTGGAACCCGCTGCGCTCGGTGTTGGCCGGGGCCAGCCCGTCGGCGACGCCCAGCACCACCTGGAGCCCGGTCGACGACCACCCGAGCCGGGACACCGGGTACGTGCCACCCGCCGATCCGGTCGAGCCGGCCGACTCGCCGAGCCCGGACGAACCCGAGGACAGCCCGACGCCGAGCCCCAGCCCGGCCGAGGCCGCCCCGCTGTTCACGGTGTACTCGGAGGACTGGGGCGGCCGGTGCGATCCCGGCTGCCCGATGCGGGCCGTGTTCCAGAACCGCGGCGGCGCGGCCGGTACCGCGACCGCCACCTTCTATGTACTGCCCTTTGACGATCGCCAGCACTACCTGGCCTACTGCTCGGTGGTACTGCCGCGGACCGCGCACGGCGACCAGGCCGGCGCCGGCTGCACCGCGTACACCGCGACGCTCGGGCAGTGGTTCCGGGCCAACCCGGGCGGGCGGGTCGCGATGCAGGTCAGCGTGCACAACCCGGCGTCGTAGACCGGCCCGCGCGCGGGCGCGGTACGGTGCCGGGATGGGTGAGCGAAGGGCGGCGCCGCGGCGCGATGCGTTGCGGGAGCCGAGCACGGCGGTCGACGACCCGGGCGAGTTGCTTGCCGGGTTCCTCGACGGATACCGGGAAGCCTTGGCGCGCAAGCTGGACGGGCTGTCCGACGAGCAGCTCGTGGTCAGCCGGGTGCCGTCCGGCTGGTCACCGCTCGGGTTGGTCTGGCACCTGACCAACGTGGAACGCCGCTGGCTGCGCTGGGGCTTCGCCGGCGAGCGGCTCGACGACGTGTGGGCCGACGCCGACCCGGACAGCACCGACGTGCCGTGGCGGGTGCCGGCCGGGGCGACCGCGGCAAGCCTGCTGGCCGGGCACCGGGCCGAGGTCGAGCGGTGCCGGGCGGCGGTGGCCGGCCACGACATCACCGAGCGCGGCGCCGAGACCGGCCGGTTCGCCGACGACGAACCGACCCCGACGCTCGGCTGGATCTACTGCCACCTCATCCAGGAGTACGCCCGGCACCTCGGCCACCTCGACATCACCCGGGAGCTCGCCGACGGGCACACCGGCGAGTGACCCCACCGCCGGTTCGCCCGCGATCCGGCTGCGGCGCAGGCAGAACGGCGCGCCGGCCGGTTCGGGCGTGGCTCAGCGGCCGGTGAAGGTGGCGGTGCGTTTCGCGACGAAGGCGGCGATGCCCTCGCGGCCGTCGGCCGAGGCGTACAGCCGGGCCAGCGCCGCCTGCTCGGCGGTGAGCGCGGCGTCGAGGTCCTGCCGGATACCGTCGTCGATCACCCGCTTCGCCTCCCGCACCGCGAGCGGTGCGCCGGCGGCGAGCTGGCCGGCGAACTGCGCCGCGGTGGTGGCGAGCTGGTCCGCCGGGACCAGCCGGGTCAGCAGGCCTCGCCGGTCCGCCTCGTCGGGATGCAGGGTGCGGCCGGTGAGCACCAGCTCCTTGGTCAGCCGGGTACCCAGCGCGCGGGCCAACCGCTGGGTACCGCCACCACCCGGGATCAGGCCGAGCTTCACCTCCGGCAGCGCGAACCGGGCCCGCTCGGAGGCGACGATGAAGTCGCAGCACAGCGCGACCTCGAAGCCGCCACCGAAGGCGTACCCGTTGACCGCGGCGACGGTGGGCTGTGGCAGCGCGGCGAGCTCGTCGAACACCGACCGGGACAGCCGCTGGTAGGCGTCGAACTCGGCGGCGCTGGCCCCGTCGTACTCGCCGATGTCGGCGCCGGCGATGAAGCCGCGACCGGTGCCGGTCAGGACCACCGCCCGCACCGTGCCGTCGGCCCGGACCGCGCGCAGCCGCTCCCCCAGCTCGGCGACCATGGCCGCGGACAGCGCGCCGAGCGCCTCCTCGCGGTCGATCCGGATCGTCAGTACCGCGCCGTCGCGTTCGATCACCAGGTTGCTCATCCGACCGCTCCCTGCGCCCGCAGCGTGGCCAGCTCGTCGTCGGTGAGCACCTCGGCGAGGACCTCGTCGGTGTGCTGGCCGGCGATCGGCGGCGGCATCCGCAGCTGCCAGGGCGTGCCGGACAGCCGTACCGGGCAGCCGATCAGCTCCAGCCGCCCGTGGCTCGGGTGGTCGACCGTGACGATCAGGTCGTGCTCCTGCTCGCGCAGCTCGTCGACCGCCTCGGCGGTGGTACGCACCCGGGCGCACCAGATGCCCGCCCCGAGCAGCGTGGCGACCAGCTCGTCGGCCGGCCGGCGTGCGGTGGCCGCCTCCAGCGCGGTCTTGACCGCGTCCCGGTCGGCCCACGCGTCGGCGTCGTCGAGGCCGGCCACGCCGAGCAGCTCGGCCACCTTCGGTACCGGCGCCATCGCGATCGCGACGTGGCCGTCGGCGGCGGCGTACACCCCGAACGGGGCGGACAGCCACGCCTGGCCGACGCCGGCGGCGGAGCGGTGCCACTGCTGCCGCTGGTTGACCAGCGCGGAGATCTCCTGGCACTGCAACGCGATCGCGGTCGAGTACAGGTCGACCTCCACCCGCTGCCCGATCCCGTGCCGTTCCCGCGCCACCAGCGCGGCGAGGATGCCGTTGGACAGGGTCAGCGCGGTCGAGGCGTCCACGATGGACGTACCGGCCGGGGTCGGCGGGTCGCCGGCCCGGCCGCCGGCCGCGGCGAGCCCGGACATGGCCTGGATCAACAGGTCCTGGCCGGGCCGCCCCTCCCTGGCGAAAACGGTGTCCTGACCCCACCCGGAGCCGGAGCAGTAGATGATGTCCGGTTTCACCGCGCGCAGGTCGTCGTAGCCCAGGCCGAGCCGGTCCAGCACGCCGGGCCGGAAGTTCTCCACCACCACGTCGCAGGTCGCGGCCAGCCGCAGCAGCGCGTCCCGGCCGGCCGGCGACTTGAGGTCGACGGCGACCGACCGCTTGTTGCGGTTCATCGCGAGGAACGCGGCGGAGTCGGCGGCGCCGGTGTCGCCGGCCGGCCGTACCAGCTCACCCATCATCTCCAGTCGCCGCTCCCACTCGCCGTCCCGGCGCTCGACCTTGATCACGTCGGCGCCGAGGTCGGCGAGCAGCTGGGTGGCGTACGGGCCGAGCATCATCTGGGTGAAGTCCAGGATGCGAAGGCCGTCCAGGGCTGCGGGCATCGGTCGTCCCCTTCCTACGATGCCGCCGCGGCGGCGGGTTCGGTGCTCGGCACGTGCTTGCGGCGGTCCCGGCCGAGCACGGCGAGCAGGACGGCCGGTACCGCGACCACGATCGCGGACACCACGAACGACAGCTCCCAGGAGCCGGTGGCGTCCACCACGTAGCCCAGCACGATCGGCGCGATGATGCCGGCGATGTTCGCGATGAAGTGCACGAACCCGGAGACCGAGCCGAACCGCCGGAACGGGATCACCGGCCCGATGATGGCGAAGAACTGCGCCCCGACGATGTACAGGACGAACACGGTGACGGCCATCAGCGCGACCGCGCCGTACGCGGAGTGCACGATGCCGACCGGCCCGAACGCGCACGCCACCAGCAGCAGGCCGACCACCGTGGTCCACTTGCGGGAGTTGAACAGTCCGATCCGGCGCCCCAGCGCGTCGGTGAACACGCCGCCGAGCGCCAGCCCGACGAAACCGCACAGCCACGGGATCGAGCCGGTCACCGCGATCTGCGACAGGTCGAGGTGGTGCGCCTCGTGCAGGAAGTCCGGGAACCAGGTGAGGAACGTGAACAGCACCCAGGAGTAGCCGAAGTAGGTCAGCGCGGTGGCGAGTACCAGCGGCATCCGCAGGTAGCCGAGCAGGCTCCGCTCCGGCTCGTCGGAGGCGGTCAGCGCCTGTTCGTGGGCGGCGGCGTCGGTCCGCATCTCCTCGACCTCGGCCGGCCGTACCCACGGGTGCGCCTCCGGGCGGTCCCGGACCACGACCCACCAGCCGACCAGGAACAGCACCCCGATCGCGCCGAGGATGACGAACGGTGCGCGCCAGTTGCCGTCGAACGCCTCGATCAGCGCCACCACGATCGGGGTACCGACCGCGCCGCCGAGCGGGGTGGACGCCTGGGACAGGCCCAGCGAGGTGCCGAGCCTGCGCTGCGGGAACCAGTTCGACATGGTCTTCGCGGTCACCGATGCCTGCGGCCCCTCGCCGAACCCGAACAGGAACCGGATCACCATGAAACTGACGAAGCCGAAGCCGGCCGCGGTCAGCGCGGTGAACAGCGACCACCAGCCGACCGCGAGCGCCATCACCTTGCGCGGGCCGAACCTGTCGGAGGTGGCGCCGCCGATGAAGCAGAACGGCGCGTAGCCGAGCGAGAACACCGCGGCGATCCAGCCCCAGGTGCCCTTGCTGAAGCCGTACTCGGCGATGATCAGCGGTGCGGCGACCCCGATCGCCGCCCGGTCGGCGTAGTTGAGCCCCAGCACCAGGAAGTTCATGCTCAGTACCGCCCAGCGGTACCGGAACCGGGTGCCGTCGGCGGTTGCCGGAGTCGCGGCGCTCATGGCCGTTCCTCCTTCGCCGGAACGCGCCGGAGGCACGTACCCGCGGGACACCACTGCTCGACTCGCTGACGCTCGTTCATGACGGCACCTTTCGGTGAGGGGAGGGGGTCACTGGCCGACGTGCCGCTCGTGCCGGGCCCAGGCCGCGGCGCGCAGCGCGCGGCGGGCGACCTTGCCGGTACTGGAGGTGGGCAGCGAGTCGGCGATCTCGACCTGCAACGGTTTCTTGTAGCTGGCCAGCCGGTCCCGGCAGGCCTGGACGACGTCCGCTGTGGACAGTGCGGCGCCGGCGGCCGGTACCACCAGCGCCGCCACGGCCTCGCCCCACCGCTCGTGCGATACCCCGAAGACGACGACGTCGGCGACCTCGGGCAGTTCGGCGATGGCACGCTCCACTTCGGACGGGTAGACGGTGAAGCCGCCGGACACGATCACGTCGGAGATCCGGTCGACCAGGTACAGGTAGCCGTCGGCGTCGATGCGGCCGACATCGCCGGTGCGGAACCAGCCGCCCGGCGTGCGCGCCGCCGCGGTCGCCTCCGGCCGGGCCCAGTAGCCGGGCAGCACGCAGTCTCCCCGCAGCCACACCTCGCCGATCGGCTCCGAACTGGCGGCACCGTCCACATCGGACCCACCGGTGGCGGTGGCGGGTCCGGCCCCGCCCTGGCCGACGGAGCCGGTTGCGGCCGCCTCGGGCGGTTGCCCGTCGGCGGGCACGATGCGGATCTCCACCTCGGGGGTGGGGCGGCCGGCGGCGGCGAGCCGGGGCCCGCCCGCCGCGTGGTCGCGGGCGTCCAGCACGGTGACCGGGGCGAGCGCCTCGCTCAGGCCGTAGCACTGGTAGAGCACCGTACCGAACACCTGCTGGGCGCGGGCCGCGGCGGGCGCCGAGATGCCCGACCCGCCGTACGGGATCGCGCGCAGGCAGCCGAGATCGTCGCGCCCGGCGGCCGCCTCGGTGAGCGACTTGAGCATCGTCGGCACGCTCGGCAGTACCGTCGCGCCGTGGCGTGCCACGGTGTCCAGCACCGCACCGGGGTCGAACCGGCGCACCGGTACCGCGGCGCCGCCGCGCAGCGTGACCGCGGTGCCCACCGAGCCGCCGAAGTGGCTCATCGGCGCCGCGTGCACCGCCACGTCACCGGGTCCCAGCGGCGGCAGCGCGGCCCAGAACCCGCGCAGCATCGCCACCCAGCCACGCTGGCTGACCATCGCGCCCTTCGGCCGCCCGGTGGAGCCGGACGTGTACATCAGCGCGGCCAGGTCGTCGGCGCCGGGCAGCGGCCGGTCCGGCCAGCGGTCCGGCACGCCCGGCTCGGCCAGCGCGGCGGCCTCGGCCGCCGGGAGCACGACGGTACGAGCCGTCGCCTCGTCCCGGTGCAGCAGGTCACGCACCGCGGGAGCGGCGGCCGGCTCGCAGACGACCAGCGCGGCGGCGCAGTCGGCGGCGATGCCGGCGATCTCGCGCGGATGCAGCCGCTCCGACACCGCCACCCGGACCAGCCCGGAACCGAACAGGGCATGCTCGCAGAGCATCAACTCCGCGCAGTTGGCGAGCGCGAGCAGCACCCGGTCGCCGGCGCGCAGCCCGCGCCGGTCCAGCCGGTACGCGATGCGACGGGCGGCGGCGCCGAGCGCGGCGAAGTCGAGCCCGCCGGACGCGCCGAGCACCGCGGGCGCCGACGGGTACCGTTCGTGCGCCCGCCGGGTCAGTACCGCCAGGGTGGTGTCGGTCATCGTCGTTGCCACCGTTCGGCGATGCTGCCGAGGATCTCGCGATCGCCGTCACCACGCCGGATCCCGGCATGCAGCGCCTCGCCGGCGGCCCGCTGGAACGCCGGGTAGCCGGCGTCCCGGCCACGCAGGAACGAGCGGTCCAGGGTGGCCAGCGTGGCGGCGAAGAAGTCGCTGCTGGCCGCGTTGACCGCCGGGTCGGTCCACGCGGCGCGGTGGCCGGGCTGCCCGCCGGCGGTGGCGTACCCGCCGGACTGGAAAGCCGGATCGACCACCGCGGCGGCGAACCGCAGCGCCGGGTCCGGGTCCGCGCAGTGCGCCGAGACGGCCAGCCCGACGCCGCCGAGCATGGTGCCGACCGGTGCTCCGGTCGCGCTGGGCGCGTCGGCGAACCGGACCAGCTGCCGGTCGGCGGCCGGCCGGGCGTAGCTGACGTAGCCGAAGGCCAGCGGTGCGTACCCGATCCGGTCACCGGTGGCCATCGTGTCCAGCACCTGGATCGGGTCGCTGGACAGCGACGCCGGGTCGACCACGGCGAGCACGGCGCGCAGCTGGCCGAGCGCGGCGGCGGCCACGTCCGGTTCGATCCCGCCGGCCGGCCACCAGCTCGGCCGCGAGTCCGGGCCGGTGGCGGTGACCGGTCCGGCCAGCGAGGCGCGCTGGTGGCACAGCGACAGGAAGCTGGACCACAGGTGGGTGGGGTTGGCCGGCATCAGGCCGGCGACCGCGCCGCCGCGCAGCAGCTCCAGCGCCTCGTCCCAGCGGGTCGGCGGCGCCGGCAGCAGATCCGGCCGGTACGCGCTGACCTGCGCGGCGGCGTCCATCGGCAGCGCCCACTGCCGGCCCTGCCAGGTGTAGCTGGCGAAGCTTGGCCCGACGCTGCCGGCCCGCTGCGCGTCGAGCACCTCGGCCGGCAGCACACCGTCCAGCGGCAGGAACGCCCCGGTGGCGGCGGCCTGGCCCATGAACGGGTGGTCGACGGCGATCAGGTCGTACTTCGCGGCGAGATCGGCGACCGGCACGTCCTCGAACTCGCGCAGCGACCGCGCCTCCCAGCGGATCGGCACGCCGAACCGCTCGGTCGCCGCGAGCAGCGGCGCGAGGCCGCGTCGATGGTTCCAGGTCATGCCGCGCAACACGGTCAGCGCATCCCTTCCGGTCGGGTGGTGGAGCCTCGGACGAGCAGTTCCGGCGGCGGCTCGGCGAGCACCACGCCGGCCGGGCCGGCGCCGCCGGATCCGCGGCCGGCGTGGCCGGTGTCGCCGGCGAGCAGCAGCCGCACCGCCTCGGCACCGAGCCGGTCCAGCGGGAGCCGGACCGTGGTCAGCGGTGGCGCGCCGTGCGCGACGAACCAGGCATCGTGCACGGCGATGATCGACAGTTGCTCGGGTACCCGGATGCCGGCTTCCCGGGCCGCGGCGAGCGCGCCGACCGCGACCACCACGTTCGCCACGAACACGGCGCTCGGCCGCGGGTCGGTGCCGAGCAGCTCGGCCATCGCCGCGTGGCCGGCCGGCGCGTCCCACTCCCGTTCGACCGTCCACTCCGGCCGGATCGGCAGGTCGTGCGCGCGCAGCGTCGCGAGGTACCCGGCGTGCCGGCGTTCGGTGAGGTCGGCGCCGGGCCGGCCGCCGACGTACCCGATGTCGCGGTGCCCCAGGCCGACCAGGTGCTCGACCGCGAGCCGGGCCGCGGCCTCGTCGTCGAGCCGCAGCGCCGGTACGCCGGCCCGGGGACGGCTGTTGACCAGCACGGTGGGCAGCTGCCGGGCGGCGCGGGCGACCAGCTCGTCGTCGTAGCTCTCGCCGCTGCCCTGCCACATCAGCCCGTCGATCCGGCCGGTACCGACCAGCTGGGCGAACGCGTCCGCGTTGGCGGCGAGTTCCGGGGCATCGGACAGCAGCAGTACCTGGCCGGCGGCGGTCGCGGCGGCCTGCGCGCCGCGGATGATCTCGGCGTGGATCGGGTTGGACACCTCGTGCACGACCAGGCCCAGCGCACCGGCCCGGGACAGCCGCAGCGCCCGCGCCGCGCCGTGCGGCTGGTACCCGAGCTCGGCGGCGACCTCGTGCACCCGCTGCTGGGTCTCCGGGCGGGCCCGCACCGTCGGGTCGCCGGACAGGATGCGCGACACCAGCGACACCGACACCTCGGCCCGCTTGGCCACGTCGGACAGGCTCGGCCGGTTCCTCATCGGCCTTCCTCCTTCGTCGCAAGCCAGCTGAGACGCCCGGACGGGCAGCATTCCCGGCTCGCCCGCTCGCACCCGGTCATCCGGCGTCTCCTGCCGGTCGCCGCCGCACCAGGTAGATGTGGGTGAGGACGAGCACCACCGCGCCGTGCTGGTTGGTCACGGTGACGAGCTCGTCGACGAAGCCGGCGTCGGTGCGGCTGCGGTGCTCGCGCAGCCCGGTGACGCGGGCCTCGGCGTGGATGGTGTCGCCGATGAACACCGGCGCGACGAACCGGATCCGGTCGTACCCGTAGCTGACCGAGGCCGGGTTGATGTCGGTGGCGGTCATTCCGACCGCCACCGACAGGATCAGCGTGCCGTGCGCGATGCGCTGGCCGAACTCCTGCTCGGCGCACCACTGCGCGTCGACGTGGTGCGGGAACCAGTCGCCGGTCTGCCCGGCGTGCAGCACGATGTCCGATTCGGTGATGGTCCGGCCGGTGCTGAGCCGTCGATCGTCGACGGCATGGTCCTCGAAGTACCGCGTGACTGTCTGCACGACGCCATCCCCACCGGGTGAACAAACGTTTTACCTGATTGGTTCATCGTTTTACCTGACCGCAACCAGGCCGGTCAAGCCTCCGTACGGGGGTACCCCGCGGCGGGCTCGTGCCCATCGCCGCGTGCAGCGCCCCGGCAGCCCGCACCGCGAGACGCCTCGCGCGTCACACCCCGGCGCTACGGTCGGGGCATGTGCCGAAGCATCAAGACCCTGCGCCCGCCGTACGCGACCGAGGTCACCGACGCCGACGTGCGGGCCGCAGCCCTGCAGTACGTGCGGAAGATCAGCGGCTTCCGCGCCCCGGCCGCGCACAACCAGGAGGCGTTCGACCGGGCGGTCGCCGAGATCGCGCACGCCACCCAGCACCTGCTCGACGACCTGCAGGTCCGCGGGCAAGCCGCGTCCTGAGCCAGCCCCGGCGACCGCGACGTCGCGCCGGGCTGCCACCGCGATCCAGGAGTCGCCGTCGCCGCGTCACGCGCGAGTCGCCGGCACGGTTCCTCGATCGACGACAACGCGGGCACGAGTCCGCGATCGCGGGCGCACGAGGCACGAGGCACGAGTCCGCGATCGAGCGCGCACGAGGCACGAGGCACGAGGCAGCGATCGAGCGCGCACGAGGCACGCGTTCACGATCGAAGGCACACGAGGCACGCGTCCACGATCGACGCGGGCTGGGGTCGGGGCGCGGCCGGCTGGTCAGTCGGTGCCGGCGAGCCGCTCTCGCGGGAGGTCGGCGAGGGTTCGCAGGGAGCGCAGCAGCGCCCGCCGGTCGGCCGGCGCCAGCGCTGCGAGCAGACGCTCCTCGTTGGCCTGGATCGCGGCACTGACGGTTTCGCGCAGGTGACGGCCGGCGGCGGTCAGCGACAGAAGCCGCACCCTCCGGTCGGCCGGGTCGGGCTCGCGCCGGATGAGACCGCGCTGCTGCAACTCGTCGAGCACGCCGATGATCCGGGTGCGGTCGGCGCCGATCGCGTCGGCGAGTGCGGCCTGGGTCCGGGTCGGCGTGGCGCTCAGGTGACTGAGCACCACGTAGGCCCACATCGTGAGCCCGTGCGCGGCGAGGATCGGCTGTTCGGCCGCCATCAGGGATCTGCCGAGCGGCACGATCATCGCGGCCAGGTCGGGTCGGTTCGCGGGCTCGGCCATACCGGGAATCTACGCCTTGACAAATCATATGCACTCGCAGATCATAGGCACATGCATATCGATTTGCTCGTGGAGCTGGACAGCCGCGCGG from the Actinocatenispora thailandica genome contains:
- a CDS encoding MFS transporter translates to MSAATPATADGTRFRYRWAVLSMNFLVLGLNYADRAAIGVAAPLIIAEYGFSKGTWGWIAAVFSLGYAPFCFIGGATSDRFGPRKVMALAVGWWSLFTALTAAGFGFVSFMVIRFLFGFGEGPQASVTAKTMSNWFPQRRLGTSLGLSQASTPLGGAVGTPIVVALIEAFDGNWRAPFVILGAIGVLFLVGWWVVVRDRPEAHPWVRPAEVEEMRTDAAAHEQALTASDEPERSLLGYLRMPLVLATALTYFGYSWVLFTFLTWFPDFLHEAHHLDLSQIAVTGSIPWLCGFVGLALGGVFTDALGRRIGLFNSRKWTTVVGLLLVACAFGPVGIVHSAYGAVALMAVTVFVLYIVGAQFFAIIGPVIPFRRFGSVSGFVHFIANIAGIIAPIVLGYVVDATGSWELSFVVSAIVVAVPAVLLAVLGRDRRKHVPSTEPAAAAAS
- a CDS encoding MaoC family dehydratase, which translates into the protein MQTVTRYFEDHAVDDRRLSTGRTITESDIVLHAGQTGDWFPHHVDAQWCAEQEFGQRIAHGTLILSVAVGMTATDINPASVSYGYDRIRFVAPVFIGDTIHAEARVTGLREHRSRTDAGFVDELVTVTNQHGAVVLVLTHIYLVRRRPAGDAG
- a CDS encoding extracellular solute-binding protein, whose protein sequence is MTWNHRRGLAPLLAATERFGVPIRWEARSLREFEDVPVADLAAKYDLIAVDHPFMGQAAATGAFLPLDGVLPAEVLDAQRAGSVGPSFASYTWQGRQWALPMDAAAQVSAYRPDLLPAPPTRWDEALELLRGGAVAGLMPANPTHLWSSFLSLCHQRASLAGPVTATGPDSRPSWWPAGGIEPDVAAAALGQLRAVLAVVDPASLSSDPIQVLDTMATGDRIGYAPLAFGYVSYARPAADRQLVRFADAPSATGAPVGTMLGGVGLAVSAHCADPDPALRFAAAVVDPAFQSGGYATAGGQPGHRAAWTDPAVNAASSDFFAATLATLDRSFLRGRDAGYPAFQRAAGEALHAGIRRGDGDREILGSIAERWQRR
- a CDS encoding DUF2277 domain-containing protein, translated to MCRSIKTLRPPYATEVTDADVRAAALQYVRKISGFRAPAAHNQEAFDRAVAEIAHATQHLLDDLQVRGQAAS
- a CDS encoding LacI family DNA-binding transcriptional regulator — encoded protein: MRNRPSLSDVAKRAEVSVSLVSRILSGDPTVRARPETQQRVHEVAAELGYQPHGAARALRLSRAGALGLVVHEVSNPIHAEIIRGAQAAATAAGQVLLLSDAPELAANADAFAQLVGTGRIDGLMWQGSGESYDDELVARAARQLPTVLVNSRPRAGVPALRLDDEAAARLAVEHLVGLGHRDIGYVGGRPGADLTERRHAGYLATLRAHDLPIRPEWTVEREWDAPAGHAAMAELLGTDPRPSAVFVANVVVAVGALAAAREAGIRVPEQLSIIAVHDAWFVAHGAPPLTTVRLPLDRLGAEAVRLLLAGDTGHAGRGSGGAGPAGVVLAEPPPELLVRGSTTRPEGMR
- a CDS encoding class I adenylate-forming enzyme family protein, translated to MTDTTLAVLTRRAHERYPSAPAVLGASGGLDFAALGAAARRIAYRLDRRGLRAGDRVLLALANCAELMLCEHALFGSGLVRVAVSERLHPREIAGIAADCAAALVVCEPAAAPAVRDLLHRDEATARTVVLPAAEAAALAEPGVPDRWPDRPLPGADDLAALMYTSGSTGRPKGAMVSQRGWVAMLRGFWAALPPLGPGDVAVHAAPMSHFGGSVGTAVTLRGGAAVPVRRFDPGAVLDTVARHGATVLPSVPTMLKSLTEAAAGRDDLGCLRAIPYGGSGISAPAAARAQQVFGTVLYQCYGLSEALAPVTVLDARDHAAGGPRLAAAGRPTPEVEIRIVPADGQPPEAAATGSVGQGGAGPATATGGSDVDGAASSEPIGEVWLRGDCVLPGYWARPEATAAARTPGGWFRTGDVGRIDADGYLYLVDRISDVIVSGGFTVYPSEVERAIAELPEVADVVVFGVSHERWGEAVAALVVPAAGAALSTADVVQACRDRLASYKKPLQVEIADSLPTSSTGKVARRALRAAAWARHERHVGQ